From Deltaproteobacteria bacterium:
CAACAGAATCACCATCCATCGTAATCGTCACGCAGCGAAAATACTTTTCGTAAAATGCTGGAACATCGTCGGCGATATTCGTTTCGCAATTTGCCACAGTGCGCCCTGGCTCACTTGGAGTTGTGTCTGTGTCTGTGTCTGTACCAGGATTGGTATCACCGGAGCCGTTGTTTGTATCACCGGGATCAGTGGAAGGTCTCTCGTCATCACCGCCGCAACCACCAAGAGCTAAAGCCAAAACACATATTGAGCTGAAAAAGAAACGATTCATTCGATGAACTCCCCCGAGGAACTGTTGATAGCGGTGAGCATCGCTCGAACCTCATACCAAATCAAGGGGATTTAGCATCCGCTGGGCTCAAGACTTTGGACCTCCGTATCACGGAATCATTTTCTGGAGTTCTTCCACCTTCAACCTCTTGCTACCAGCAGGGAAACGCTGCTGGTACTCGGCAGCCATCATGCGAACGTCCTCAGATCTGGCCTGCTTAATCGCAACGCGAATCAAGCCACCGACGCTGTCTCCATCTTCGCAGGGTTCGAAGAGTTGCTCTGAACTCAGTACTTCGGTCGCTCATCAGCTCACCGCTGACTTAATCAGGAACCGAACAGGTCAGAGATGTAAGACTTGACGGCTGAATCCCTAAAACAGGATGCTTAGCGAGTGAGTTCATCCGGCAAAGTTGCCAGAACCGCATTTCGGCGCTCCAGCATTTCCATCACACCATTTACATTTTCGTGAGCAATTAAAAATATCAACGAATGCTCATCCGCCATATCGATGAGGGCTTCTGCCGCCTCTACCTCATCGGGCACGTGGGTTACGCTGCCCTCTTTTTGCCCTGCTTTATAAAGAGCCGCCACTTGAGATTGTGCAACCTCGTTGGCGTCTCTCTCGTAGGAATGCCCGGGTAAATTTTTCACAACTACATGGTCCAGACCGATAGCCACCGCTTCCTCAGCCAGCTCCTTGACCAATGCAGTTGTTCTATCCCCTGCCTGTCCCATTAAGAAATAGCGACCACCTGCCGGCCATCTCTTGGAAAGCTCAGCCATCATTTTCAGACCACCTGGATTGTGCGCGAAATCTAAAAGTAGATACTTATTATCCACGGCATATAAATTCGAACGCCCGCGGCTATCTTCAACATTGGGCATTAAGGAACTTAATCCTTCTTGAATTCCTGATGCAGGTAAATCGAATGCGCATGCCACTAGAGCTGCCGCTATAGCATTTTGAATATTGTGCAGAGCGGTTCCGCCCAATGTCAGCGGGATGGACTTCACCGCTAGACGAAGCTCGGTGTTCGTGCCCGTGCGTAACACAATCTCGTCGCCATTCAACCAACCAGCAAGACCGCTCGTGTCGGTATCTTCCTTGGTGGAAAACCAAGCAACATCGATATTTTCTTTAAATGACGCATCCATACGCTCAAAAGCTGAACCCAAAATGGGACAATCTTTATTTAGGATAAGCGTACCGCCGGGCTTCAATGCTCGCGCTACAACGAGCTTGGCGTCGGCGAGGTCGTGCACATCCAGAATGCCCCACTGACCAAGGTGGTCTGCACTGATGTTCGTCACCAATGCCACGTCCGCACTAGGCAGAACCAAGCCTCGGCGCATCAGACCGCCGCGTGCCGTTTCGAGTAAAGCAACATCAACATCAGGGTGCCGTAAGACCATTCGCGCAGCACCTGGGCCTGTCCAATCACCTTCTTCAATGGCCTGGCCATCCACAATAATGCCATCACTGGAGGTGTTACCGGGTTTAAGCGAGGACATTTGGGCAATTCTTGCAACCATCCGGGTGGTGGTCGTTTTACCGTTGGTACCCGTTAGGTAGGCAAGAGGGATAGATTTTGCCTCTGCCTGCGCGAGTTGCTCGTCACTTGGTAAGCTCTCCAGTGGCCACGTGGTGGAGTGTTTTCCCATTCCGAGTGTAAACGCATCTTCATCATCAAGAGCAGGAAGCCCGTGCTTGCGCGCCCAAGCATGACAAGCATTGAGCCGAGGACGTTCTTCAGTGGCTTTTTCGCTAAGAATGGCGTCCCAAAATTCACCGGATTCACCATCATCACTGGTTGCCCACTCCAGCACAGCGCACATTGTATAAAGTGCATCAGGCTGTGCCTTAAGCGCTAGCGCCACCCCGCCTTCGTAGTAATGCTCGAGAATTGGCGGCTTCCCAAACCCTGCGTGCTCACAGGCCCGGTGAACCCGCTCAAGCAGAGAGATCCTGAGAGCTGCCCAATCATCACCTGCATCAAAATCAAGCCAAGCGGCAGCCCCGGTGTCGTCGAGCAGGAGGTGTAAACCGGTGATTCGGTGAACTGTCTCCACTCTCATCAATCGGCCTCTTCATCCACCGCCAACAAGACACCGCGTCCATCACGGACTACTTTTTGCCCTGCCGGTGGTTCAAATTCAGGATAATTCTCTTCAACCTGCATTCCTGGCGTGGCCGCTGGCACAGCTTCAGGCTTCTCTACCTGGCCCTCACCACGCTGAACGATTTGTTTCCACGTGCGAGAAATGTGGTCAGCGAAAATCAGAAGTAAGTCACCCTGCTGACATTTCTCAAGAGCTGTATCAACAGCTTCCTCTTCTGAGATGATTAGCTCAATTTGAGACTCTTCAACTCCTGCCGCCATCAAAGATTCCTTGAGCATACGTGGAACCTCATCTTCAGCTCGGCCCCGTGGATGGTCGTCACGCTTACAGATGTAGCGGTCAAAGCGACCCGCAGCGACCTTAGCCGTTTCAGCAATGTCCTCGTCACGGCGGTCACCTGGAGCGGAAAGCACACAAATGCGCTTACCATTCGTACCCAATGCATCCGACTCAACAAGTCTGTCGACCAAAGTACACATGGCTTCAACAGCCGCCGGGTTGTGCCCGTAATCCAAAATAACTTTAAAGCCATTCTGGTCAAACACGTTCATGCGACCTGGCGCTTGAAAGTAAGTGGTATCAAATGTGCGCAGACCCTGACGAATGTCATCAAGCTTCACACCCATGGCGTAAGCCATACCCGCGGCAAACATTGCGTTCTGAACGTTGTGCATTGCCTGACCCTCGAGGGTGGCCGGAATCAAATGCGTCCAGAGTAATGGAATATGGGAGCCATTGGCGAAGATACTGATCATCTCGCCATTGATACCCTTCTCGAGAGCAACCGCATGACCGCCCGCACGAATGTGTTCGCGGACCAAAGCATGTTCTGGGTTGAGGGTCACATAGCATACGTTCTCAGCGACAGCCTTCACGGCCATTCGTAAACAACGTGGGTCGTCGGCGTTTAGCACAACCGTGTCTGAAGCCACCTCAATAGGAATACGCTTAACTTCCGCAAGCTGGTCCAAGGTGTCGATACCTCGAAGGCCCAAGTGGTCAGACTGCACGTTTAGGCAACACGCCACATTGGGACGTCGGTAACCAAGTCCCTTTTTGAGAAGTCCCCCACGGGCTGTTTCCAAGATTGCTACAGTTACGGTTGGGTCTCGAAGAACCATCTGCGATGAAACTGGCCCGGTCATATCACCTTCGACACTAAGTTGGCCGTCGATGTAGATACCATCGGTGGTTGTCATACCAACCTGCTCTCCTGCCATCTTGTGGATGTGAGCAAGCATTCGGGTGGTGGTGGTTTTGCCGTTTGTACCCGTAATGGACGCAATTGGAATCCGCGAAGGAGCATTTTGCGGGAAGAGCATATCAATAACCGCACCGGCAACATCGCGAGGCTGACCTTCACTCGGCGCCACATGCATACGAAAACCAGGTGCAGCATTGAGTTCACAAATACCTCCGCCAATTTCCTTGTATGAACGGCTGATATCCGGTGTGAGGAAGTCTACCCCACAAACATCAAGGCCCACGGTGGCTGCAGCACGAACTGCCATTTCGCGGTTGTCGGGGTGAACAATATCTGTCACGTCAATCGCCGTGCCACCTGTAGAGAGGTTACCGGTAGAACGGATGTAGAAAATAGTTCCAGCCGGCAGCACGGTTTCAGCCGTGTGCCCGCCCTTCTTAAGCAAGCGCTCTGCTTGGGAATCGAGTTCAAGGCGTGTGAGAACTTTTTCATGGCCAATACCACGTCGTGGGTCTTCGTTCACTTGGTCGACGAGTTGAGCAATCGTACGCTCACCATCTCCAACCACATGCCCTGGTACCCGCTTAGAAACAGCGACCAATTCATTGTTTACCACGAGCATTCTGTGGTCAAAACCTGAGATATAGGTTTCCAACAATACGCAGCGGCTGTGTTCACGGGCCTGGTTAAACGCCTTAATGACCTGCTCGTCAGTTGTAAGTCCGATGCTTACGCCGCGGCCATGATTGGCGTTGTAGGGCTTGACCACCAAAGGATAACCCAAGCGCTTCGCAGCACGCAGTGCACTTTCTTCACGATAAACTGAGTACTGCTTCGGAACCGGTAGTCCGACATCACCCAGCACTTGATTGGTCATTTCTTTATCAGAAGCGATTTCAACTGCGATGTGCCGAGTTTCGCTGGTGATGGTCGCTTGAATACGCTGCTGCATTTGACCATGGCCAAACTGCACCAAGCTGTAGTCATTGAGGCGAAGCCATGGAATATCGCGTTCTTCGGCTGCACGAACGAGTGAGCCAGTTGATGGTCCCAATGCGCGACGCTCAGCGGCCCGAATCAGGTCTTCCATTTTACCTTCGAAATCGAAGTCGGCGTCTTGTTCGACACCTGGGCACAATTCGTCTGGCAACAAGTGGTGAAGCAAATCTAAAGAGAGCTCACCGGCCGCTTTACCCACCCACTCTTCTTCGTACTGGTAAACAACGTGATAAACACCGGGTGCATCCGCTGAACGGGTTTTCCCAAACGAAACAGATTTACAGCCCGCGCGGTTTTGCAACGCAATCGCTACGTGCTCAAAGATGTGTCCCATCCAAGTGCCTTCGTCTTCGCGAAGACGACGAATGAATCCACCCGGTTCACCATAAGAGCAGCCATGTTCATGAAGACCAGGAACAGCCTCGACAAGCGCATCCACAAAGCCCGGAATAACGGCCGAAGGATTTTTCTCCAATGGTCCCAAATCAACCGTAAAACGGATGACTGGAAAGTTCGCGTAAAGATTAGGTCCAACGTAACTACGTCTTTCAAGAACCAACATATGACACCTCAATATAGAACGGGGGAACCCTGTTTAACGCTGCGAGCCAGCTTCTGCTTTGCGACTGTCTAGGCAATAGCGACTGCCATGGCCAAGTACATGTAGACGAATATCGATTAATTCTACGGGCTCACCTTCTCGAACATCGGCCATACTTGAATGGGCAAGTTCAGAGACATCAACAACTGTTATGGCACCGTTTCCTAACACTCTAATAAGATTGTCGGGACCAATAAATGCGGCAGTATCTTCATCCAGCCCAATCCCAATCATAAAGGGATTGAAAGCCAAAGCCGAGAGCAAACGCCCCAAGCGGTCGCGTTGACGAAAATGCTGATCAACAATGACCGCATTCGACAAACCAAGACCTGGGGCCAAAGTAACCATGCCACCTTCAGGGGTGGAGCCCTCAGCACCATAAGCAATCATGTGCTCACTGATAAAAGCGGCGCCAGCAGACGTTCCACCAATGTGAACACCCGCGGCATTGAGCCGGCGTAAATTGGTAGCCAATTCCGTTCCACCTAAAATAGTAGACAAGCGCAGCTGGTTGCCACCGGTCATGAAAACGCCAGTTGCTTTCTGCAGACGCTCTACTCGATCAGGACACTTCGCGTCGTCACGCTCGGTGATGCGAAGGACATCGGTAGAACCCGCTCCAAGCTCTTCGAAGATTTTCACATAACGGTCGCCAGTGTCTTCAAGCTGCGATGCAGTTGGTATGATGACAATGTGAGCGTCTTTGTCTCCAGAAAGCTCTAAGAATTTACGCAGAACAACTTGGTCTGCAACTTTATCTTCAGCGCCGCCAATTGGGACAATAAATCCTCTGGCTACTGCTTCTTGACTGGGTGATGGCACGACGAATCCCCTCCTTAAAAGTCGGGCCCTTTTAGCGCCCTGTTCGCTGGGAATCAACGACCCTGACACTAGAAAAAGCCAACTTTATGACGATAATAAAAACTCTTATGAACTCTCGAAAACGCCCCGAACAGTAGGGCTGGAATCTCGGACTAAAAATCGACCTTCGGCCAACGTGGATTCTACTTCCAATGCCTCGCTGCAAATCACGAGGTCTGCCACGTTACCCTTCTCTATCCGCCCTCGCCCATGAAACCGAAAAAGCTCGGCGGCATTGGATGTGCAGGTGGTCAAAAGCTTCTCCAGTGGGGCACCCAATGCACGGGCTTCGCGGATACTCTCAAGTAAAGTTGAACTTGAACCGATGCCCATCTTCACCAAAACACCATCACCATCAAACGTTGGCAAACAACCGCCTCCATCTGAACTGAGGGTCAATTGGTTCATAGGTAGGCCGCGGTCGATGTACTCAGCCAGATACTCCCCGGCGCCTCGCTCACCCGCCGCTTTCGGAAAGGCTGTAATATCAATGGTGAAGCCAAGCTTGGTTAAATCCATTGCCTCTTCCCATAAGCTGGGATTGCGATTTACGTGGGTAGGATGAAAGGTTCTTTTGGGTAACTCAGTTTCAGACGCAGCGCGGCGAAGCATATCAAGACCGCGGTCACCATCGCCTAGGTGAAAATGAACAAGCCCTGCTTTGCCTGTCATCATGCCGGCAACATGTGCCTGTGCAGCCAGCTGAATCACCTGGTCGAAAGTTGGTTGTGAGCTTCGATGATCACTGATTGCGAGCTCGCCCAAGGCAACGATTCGATCGATATTTACGATGTCGCTTCTCACTGAACCCGTAAGGGTTGGAGGTGGAACATCGTAACTTCCGGTGTAACACAATGCGTTAAGGCCCAATTCAGAGAGACCTCGTGCCGCTGCAAGCAGTTCAGAAATAGATCGTGTCGTTCCGTCGGTGCCGAGCAAACCCACCGCCGTGGTCACGCCCGCCGTGGTGAAGTTTGAAAGAAATGGGGCCGGTACTTTGGTAGAAGCTCCTGCCTCACCGCCGCCGCCCGTCATGTGGGTATGGAGATCAATCAAACCCGGAATGACTAGCTTTCCGGAGCAGTCGATCACCTCGACCGGCCAGTCAGTTGGGCCTTGTCCCAGATTCGGACCAATCGCCGCAATTCGATTTCCTGCAATCAAAACATCCTGTATGCCTAAAGACGCAGGATTATAGACTTCACCAGATTTCAGGAGAATCAACGTAGACATTCTCGCTCCTGCTTCGCGTAAAAGTTGCGAGGCCACATTACTGCTTGCGCCACTTCAGAGCAACGCGAAATCAAGAGCTAAATCACTGAAAAAATTAAGCAAGCGCCATCGCTTAATCGGCGCTTATACCAAAATACCAAGCGCCAGAGACGAAGTCGCCAAAGACAATGCTGTAGGCTCCAGGAACCGGCTCCCAAGCACCATCTTCGTATTCCCATAGGGCATAAAATGGAGTCTCCTGAAAATCACCCAAATACACTTCGGATTGAGCAAACTGAATCACCTCACCTGCATCCACCAACTCATCAGCATTACAATCGGAGCTGGCTGCATCCTCAACGACGGCCTCGCCGAGGGTCATCTCCCTGGCAAATGTACAACCCTCACCGCAGTTGTCGGTAGAAGCTACGCCAGTAAGCTCAGAGGTGAATTCGCAACGGCCTTCTGCACTGATACGTGTGTAATTGAGTTCTCCGGTTGTGTCTGAGAGCCCAATGACAGCCTGCCATTCAAGGCTTTCCGCCGCTGTGCCCGTACCGTCAATCACACCACCGCACAGGTCGGCTCTTAGGCCGGCTGTCCAGGGCTGAGGCCCGGTTTCAATTTCGTTGCGAATCTGCGCATCTTGCCCACGAATAAAATCCTTGGTTTCAGCCAAGCCTGCCTGGAACGGTCCCTGCTCGCTCGCCAGCATCACTGGACTGAAAATCTCTACCATCTGATCAATGGAAGCCTCTAAAGCGTCCGCATCCCAATAGGCATCTAAGATAGACAGAAGCCGCTCGACATAAAGCTGCTGGCCTTCCTCGCTTAGGTACAGGCGCCGAGTAAGAAGTCCGGCTGCATTGATCGACCTGGGAGCAATCTGCTGCTCAAAAAGCATGTACTGAACCTCAAAAGTCTGGTCCGTTCCCCAAGGAATAAAATGCGTTTTGCCTGAGGTCGGGTCGTCATAGAGGCTATAGTTATTCGTGTTACCGGCATAACCATCCCAATGCGCCGTGAGTGTTTCCACCACCCAGAAATTGAGGAATTGGTCAAAGTTGATGAGCTTGGATAATTCTTCAACAAGTTGGTCATCTGGCACCTTCAATGCTTCGCCAATGGCATTGATGCGGTCTTTGGAAAGCTCATCTTCGTTGGTCTTCTGATTAAAAGTTCCCGTCCAGTCTTCACGAAAATCGCTGAGCGTGCCTTCATAAAGATTACCGTCGTCGTCGGAAAAATGCTGACGAATGAACGGCTTCTTGATGCTCTCTACATTCACATAGAGTCCAAGGTCGGCGCCATTCACATGCACATGAGCAAAGTTGCAACGCGGAGCGGGCACACCTGCTGCGGCGAATAAGTCATAGGCCATGCACTGATGAACAAAAGAGCCATCTTGAACTGTGTTGTTGAGGGTTAAACGTTTCACCGAGAGGAATTTTTGGTCCTCTTCAAACTTATCGAAACGGATTTTAATCGACGGCTTATCTTCGCTCAAAGAACCAATAAAACCCTTCTTACGAAGCCCAACGTTCTGAAAGACTTCACCATCCACAATGGCCCGCCCGCTGAACCAAGTAAAAGGAGATTCAACTGGGCTTACCGAAGGCTTGCAATCGGCC
This genomic window contains:
- a CDS encoding beta-aspartyl-peptidase; this encodes MSTLILLKSGEVYNPASLGIQDVLIAGNRIAAIGPNLGQGPTDWPVEVIDCSGKLVIPGLIDLHTHMTGGGGEAGASTKVPAPFLSNFTTAGVTTAVGLLGTDGTTRSISELLAAARGLSELGLNALCYTGSYDVPPPTLTGSVRSDIVNIDRIVALGELAISDHRSSQPTFDQVIQLAAQAHVAGMMTGKAGLVHFHLGDGDRGLDMLRRAASETELPKRTFHPTHVNRNPSLWEEAMDLTKLGFTIDITAFPKAAGERGAGEYLAEYIDRGLPMNQLTLSSDGGGCLPTFDGDGVLVKMGIGSSSTLLESIREARALGAPLEKLLTTCTSNAAELFRFHGRGRIEKGNVADLVICSEALEVESTLAEGRFLVRDSSPTVRGVFESS
- the cphA gene encoding cyanophycin synthetase, translating into MLVLERRSYVGPNLYANFPVIRFTVDLGPLEKNPSAVIPGFVDALVEAVPGLHEHGCSYGEPGGFIRRLREDEGTWMGHIFEHVAIALQNRAGCKSVSFGKTRSADAPGVYHVVYQYEEEWVGKAAGELSLDLLHHLLPDELCPGVEQDADFDFEGKMEDLIRAAERRALGPSTGSLVRAAEERDIPWLRLNDYSLVQFGHGQMQQRIQATITSETRHIAVEIASDKEMTNQVLGDVGLPVPKQYSVYREESALRAAKRLGYPLVVKPYNANHGRGVSIGLTTDEQVIKAFNQAREHSRCVLLETYISGFDHRMLVVNNELVAVSKRVPGHVVGDGERTIAQLVDQVNEDPRRGIGHEKVLTRLELDSQAERLLKKGGHTAETVLPAGTIFYIRSTGNLSTGGTAIDVTDIVHPDNREMAVRAAATVGLDVCGVDFLTPDISRSYKEIGGGICELNAAPGFRMHVAPSEGQPRDVAGAVIDMLFPQNAPSRIPIASITGTNGKTTTTRMLAHIHKMAGEQVGMTTTDGIYIDGQLSVEGDMTGPVSSQMVLRDPTVTVAILETARGGLLKKGLGYRRPNVACCLNVQSDHLGLRGIDTLDQLAEVKRIPIEVASDTVVLNADDPRCLRMAVKAVAENVCYVTLNPEHALVREHIRAGGHAVALEKGINGEMISIFANGSHIPLLWTHLIPATLEGQAMHNVQNAMFAAGMAYAMGVKLDDIRQGLRTFDTTYFQAPGRMNVFDQNGFKVILDYGHNPAAVEAMCTLVDRLVESDALGTNGKRICVLSAPGDRRDEDIAETAKVAAGRFDRYICKRDDHPRGRAEDEVPRMLKESLMAAGVEESQIELIISEEEAVDTALEKCQQGDLLLIFADHISRTWKQIVQRGEGQVEKPEAVPAATPGMQVEENYPEFEPPAGQKVVRDGRGVLLAVDEEAD
- a CDS encoding cyanophycinase; protein product: MPSPSQEAVARGFIVPIGGAEDKVADQVVLRKFLELSGDKDAHIVIIPTASQLEDTGDRYVKIFEELGAGSTDVLRITERDDAKCPDRVERLQKATGVFMTGGNQLRLSTILGGTELATNLRRLNAAGVHIGGTSAGAAFISEHMIAYGAEGSTPEGGMVTLAPGLGLSNAVIVDQHFRQRDRLGRLLSALAFNPFMIGIGLDEDTAAFIGPDNLIRVLGNGAITVVDVSELAHSSMADVREGEPVELIDIRLHVLGHGSRYCLDSRKAEAGSQR